CTTTCCGGTCTCGGCGAGTCGTTCGAGGTTTGCCGGGGGCGCGATGTCGACCTTGTTGGCGACGAGGACGATTGGCTTGGTCCGCTGGCGAATCGCGCGGGCGAGTTCGACGCGGTCCTCGTCGTCCCAATCTTTGG
The sequence above is drawn from the Salifodinibacter halophilus genome and encodes:
- the ychF gene encoding redox-regulated ATPase YchF (the crystal structure of the Haemophilus influenzae YchF protein showed similarity to the yeast structure (PDB: 1NI3); fluorescence spectroscopy revealed nucleic acid binding; the yeast protein YBR025c interacts with the translation elongation factor eEF1) codes for the protein KDWDDEDRVELARAIRQRTKPIVLVANKVDIAPPANLERLAETGKPVIAATADGELALRRAREAGIIDYHPGDDDFELV